The genomic interval CTTGGACATGGAAAAGGTCGAACTTCATTATAACTCTAAATGGCTCTCTTCCCTTTCCTTCGAAGATGTCATTGGGCTTGCTGGAAAAATAACTGTTGCTCGCTTATTAGAGCGTGATGATTTTGAAGAGCGATTAGCATATGGCAAATCCATTTCCTTGCATGAATTTTTCTACCCATTAATGCAGGGCTATGATTCCGTTATGCTAGAAGCTGATATTGAGCTTGGCGGAACAGATCAGCATTTTAATATTTTAATGGGACGTCATTACCAAGAGAAGTTTGGAAAAGAAAAGCAAATTGCGATATTAATGCCTCTTCTAGAAGGATTAGACGGCGTGGAGAAAATGTCGAAGTCGAAGAAAAATTACATTGGAATTGATGAACATCCAAATGAAATGTATGGAAAAGCAATGTCTATTCCTGACCCATTAATGAGCAAATACTTTGAGCTTATTACAGACCTAGAGCCTGCTGAAATAGCACAAATTAAGAAGGATTTACATGCTGGCTCCCTTCATCCTCGAGATGCGAAAATGCTATTAGCCAAAACAATTGTGCGCATGTACCATGGGGAATCAGAAGCCGAAAAAGCGGAGCAGCATTTCATCACTATTTTTCAAAAAGGGGATTTACCAGCGGACATTCCAACTATCCAATGGACTGGAAAAAACCCTGAATCGCTCGTCCAGCTTCTAGTAGACTTACATCTATTAACCTCTAAAAGCGAGGCAAAGAGGATGATCCAAAATGGTGGTGTTCGGATTAACGGGGAGAAGGTTGAGGATATAGAGCTTGAAGTAACAATCCATCATGAATTAATTATCCAAGTAGGAAAAAGAAAATTTGTAAAGTTGCTTGGTTAATAAATAGGAAATGGGCTAGCAACTAGCCCATTCCCAATAATTACGAGCTTACTGTTT from Niallia sp. FSL W8-0635 carries:
- the tyrS gene encoding tyrosine--tRNA ligase; the protein is MMSPFIEQLTSDQEKEMKRQLAIYRQGVQDIIPTEELAEKIAKSIVTNTPLKVKLGLDPSAPDVHLGHTVVLNKLRQFQENGHTIQLIIGDFTGKIGDPTGKSSVRKQLTDEEVKENAKTYFEQFGKVLDMEKVELHYNSKWLSSLSFEDVIGLAGKITVARLLERDDFEERLAYGKSISLHEFFYPLMQGYDSVMLEADIELGGTDQHFNILMGRHYQEKFGKEKQIAILMPLLEGLDGVEKMSKSKKNYIGIDEHPNEMYGKAMSIPDPLMSKYFELITDLEPAEIAQIKKDLHAGSLHPRDAKMLLAKTIVRMYHGESEAEKAEQHFITIFQKGDLPADIPTIQWTGKNPESLVQLLVDLHLLTSKSEAKRMIQNGGVRINGEKVEDIELEVTIHHELIIQVGKRKFVKLLG